aaagaaccgtATTTGAAATTTGTTGGGGACTGTGTTTTCAATATAGTCCATAATGCGAAACATTTTAAATATCGCCACTGCCTCGTATCAGATATCGTCATCATTTATAATGCTTTCTTTAACAAACAACCGACGTTGTTAGTCCTACGCTGTCGGGAGGCAATGCGTTTGCATTCTACAAAACAGCAATAAAGTCTCCCTTTCACTAACTCCCCTTTCATAGAGAGAATAATTCATAGAGAGAATTCTCATGATTCATAGAAAGAATTCTCTGGCAACAAATTATGCGCATGTATGGACGTCGTAGGCCTTTCTCAACGGAGTCAGGCAGGCGTAGTTATCTTGAATCGTGAATCGCACTTCCGATAGCAATTAACTGTGCATGATAGGTGCTTGGTAACAAACGTGTATTGCGTAGTTATGATAAGCTTGTCATGTTATACCTTTCATTTAACGCGGAACAGTACTAGACTGTGATGGCAATTCACACAGACATCACTGCCTGAAAATTAGCTTTCAGGAAAGCCTCAGGATTGATTTGGCAGATAAAGACATCGAATGGCGTGATTTCAGCGAGTTCGTATAATGGTCTTCAAGTAGGCTTATGCTATTTTCAATCtaaggattaaaaaaaaaaggagtaaaCACCATTCAGCAGCTGTTTACTAACGTCATCAATTAAGCAAATAGCAACGAGGTAATGGATGCGGCACCACACCCATTCCGGCTTTAATTACAATATCAGCTAAATTAATTTTGAAGCAAGAGGAACAAAATTATGTCTTCCACTTGGAAGTAAAAATAACCACGTGCATCAGAgatgtctttttgttttgtttttttaatattagtctacttatttatttacttgtttatttccCCGAAGCCAGTAAACATAGAACGAAAGTGCTGTTGTTTTTCACCTGCTAGCACTAGAAAGTTTGCTAGAGTTAAACTGAATGAGAACTTCCGGTTGCGTATTTAGGTGCTCTTCAACTAGGCCACAAAAACGAGAACGCCGGGGATCGGGGGGAGGTACTCCCATATATGGGCTATTCAGGTATGTGCCAGGatatagggtatggtttttgagGTTCTCGATCCTTAAATGGGGTATAATTTTTTCCCATGTTGACATAGTGTTCCCGGTGTGATTCTTTGATACGGACAGCTTAATAAGTAGCAGTGCGTAAATACCCAGTTACGTGGAAAACAAACTGAATGATCTGTTAAAGTTAAAGTATTAACAGGCTTGATGCTAACTTCCGGTAATCTTACAGAATCAAGTAAAGTTGACCCGCTCAAGCCATTTTGAGATTTTATTGTTTCCCTTACATAGGATGTCATTTTTCGGGTTTGGGCCTTAAACAGGATATGAATTTTCGTTTGATTTATCCTTAAATAGGGCCAGGGTTTAAGACCCTTCGCAGCACACACCTACCCGAAACTTATGGAAATAACCCCCCGCGAGAAAACGTGCGAGACGCCTTAGCGGAAATGATGTTTCGAAACCTGATAATCTGTGTTATACTTTAAGTTTTTCTCTGTGTCCCTGAGTATTCGAGGTAACACCTGTAAGTCAAGCGACAACTGTCCTGTTATACTGCTACGACTATAATTGCCAAATTGTGCAGCATTATCGCAATAGATGGCAGTGAAGAAACGTCGAGAAAATATTCCACAAAATTGCTAACGAAAAGCTGCACTTAAACTACGATATCTTTTAGGTTCAGCGAggttttgttattttcatcaTGTCTCGTTTAGCCAATACAAATATTTTGAGCACTTTCTAAATTCTTCGACAGGTTGGCAAATCCTAATTTGACTGCAGACAAAACACGGAGTGCAAGTTTATCACTAATACCTACTAGAAGAGTGAATGCAACCCTTGATAGCAGCCAATTAGGCGTCAGCGTTTTCATATTTCTGGCCATGAATCTCAACCGCTTAAACCTTAGTCATGGTGATGGAAACGCAAGCCAAGCACCAGAGGCAATAACTGGCGACGCTTCCCCCTACGTTCCAGAGCCCCAGGTGTCAAGGATAATTCGTTTTGTTATTCTCGCAATACTATTTATGGTAGCAATAGCTGGCAACGCCACTATTTGCATCATACCAATGCGCCGAAAGCGCATGCGTACGTGTACCTACATTCTGATCACCAACCTGGCCGTTTCTGACATCGGGACAATGTTGTGCTTGCCATACATCATTTTAGCGGAATGGCAGGAAAACGAATGGACTTTGGGGGAGATCATGTGTAGGCTTGTTAACCCAAGTTTAACTATGTTTTACATTGTCACTACAAACACACTGGTAGCGATCGCGGCTCATCGCTTTTTCGTACTCGTCTTTCCGTTTCGTTCCAAACCCAGTAAAACCAAGACTGCCCTCGTTGTCCTTCTGACTTGGCTCGTTGCGTTTCTCTGCGTGTTACCTTCATTTGGTGCCCGGGAGTTGAGTTCTTTGGGGACGAAACCAAACGGCGAAACAGCCTACGCGTGTATCGAGACCTTTCCTGGAAAAACAACTCAACAGCAGGAAGATTTGAAAAACATGTACAATATATTCCAGTATGTTATAAATAGCTGTCTTCCAATCGTTATAATCGTTGTCTTGTACCTCGCTATTGCTTACAAGCTTCGTCAAATGTCCTCAGCATTTGGATCATTTACAAGTGAAAGGAGAGATAGTGAAGGaacaatttcacttcaaagcACCTCTTCCAAGTCACGATCAAGAATTTTATTGGGCAGGAAAAGCAGCGTCGATAATTATCCGATGCGAAAACGAAATGAACTTGAGAAGAAATTCCTGCGCATGCTTGCAGTCGTCGTAGCTATTTTCGTGATCTGTTACGTTCCTTACACAACGTTCTTTCTTGTGATTTCGCACTTTCCAGCTGCCTATGACTGGAAGTATTTGCTTATATTTTATCATTACATCTATCTGCTTATGTGGTTTCCAAACGCTTTGAATCCAATATGTTATGGATGTTTGGATGAGCATTATGGGAAAGCGCTGAGGGTCTGGTGCAGTCTACAGCATAAACCGCGAAAGTCGGATTTTGACAAACACTTGCACAATTCAATTGCAAAGAACTCCCGCTTCTATCGAACAAACTCACGCACAATGCCTCCAATCATGGAACAATCTAATTCACAGGCTGCGAGTTCCCAGCTACCTGGCGAGGAACGAAACCAAACTAGCCGGAAAAAGTGGTGGCTTTTGAGCCGGAGATAACAAATACGCGACTCGCGGGACCCATTTTCCCAGGCTTTCTCAACTGTGAAAAATCGCAACGAacaactccagctaacatccgTGTGTCGTCGtcaccattaaaaaaaaatgaaatttggaTTGGCGCGAGCTTTGGATTGAAATGTAATAATACTCAAATATCAAAAGAATGGAACGGTTTTGTCTTTTAACTTGCAACGTCAAACCTGAGGTGAAGATTCTGTAAAGTGGCACTAGTGCTTCGCAGTGTTTACTAGACGAGATGCATATTGTTTCGTGCAAGTTGCATCACAAAGTtaaaagatgaaaacaaaatatggTTCCCTGAAAATTCAGTATTTTAATCACATTTGGATATCATGAGCCGAAACAAGAGGAACCAACAGATACAAACATTTAGGCATATTACAAAATTATATTCAACATATCAAAAGATTGCCATTTAGTCGTTTTGCCTTATGTACAGTACGTGCTATTTTGTACTTTACATGAagagtaaaaaacaaatcgtTAAAATCTCTGTCTCCTCATGCGCGTGTTctgtcttttcattttcaagtaaggccatatatatattttttttttttcaggcagAGGGCGGAGTGAATAAATATTACCATCTAGTCTATCataaaattatatttattttaaaacagaGATTGCGATGCTGTCATTTTGGCTACCCTATGTTGTACTTAGAACTACGTTCTTAACAAAAAGGGAAGAAACGTCtgactcctttttttttttttgcgtgatCTGTCTTTGATgctattccttttttttttcttttttctttctttttttgggggggtttGGCTAATTTTGGTTGTTTGAAGGGGGATGAGTAGAAATATTGTACTAtcttttgattgtttttatCTCTCGCTGTTAGAGAACGCTAGCCTTAGCCTACTTTTTCTTTCCCCCTGGTATTCCAACCATGTTACGGCGATTGCATTGTTTTGTTTCCACACTCCTGGCAAGAAGCTAACATTGTTAAAGTAACGTTGTCATTTAAATAAAGAACTATTGAAACAAAGACAATTTGATCGGCAAGAAGACTCATTTACCGCGTCCACTGTTTCTATCCTTACCGTTGTTTCTAAGCTACTGTTGATAAGCGGAACTAAGGTTTCCGGTCCGAAATCGTCAACACTGCGTGTTTGACTTATAAGCGCTGACGAATATCTTCAAGGTAAAATCATAACTTCCATATTTCTTACATTATGCATTTACCCTGGGGCATATCTCAACTACGCAATATGAAAAGTTCACTTGAATGTGCTCCATTATATTTCCGGAGACCTTGACTGGATCCCGCATGCATTGGCCTCATAAGCCATAGGTGGAATTGCTTCGGGCAAAGCATTGCGAACTGAAAGTGATAGAGCACAGTTTCCATGGTCGACTTCGACCGAAGGAGGCCTACTACTACTACCTACTGGATCATAATCACGTTTCAAACGTTAGCCCATCgtcattcactctgacgaagggctaacgctagaaacgtcagctttccaaatctttcacgctgGCAAATTCGAGCCTATCATTAATGAGATATTTTAGAAATCTCGatttcttttaagaattacGACACGAAGAAAACGCAGCCCTCTTCAGATAAATGTGTGAATATCCAAATTTAAAGCAGTAATGATAAAGTAACGGTGATAGAAAATAACAGTTCTCTGTACAAACTACGATCCTCAGACTAGGGGCCTGGACCACGTGCATACACATGGCTTAGTTGTGCATATTATTGGGCAGCCATGTACAGATGTTTGTTCCTTAGAACGACTCACCAGCATGGCATAGCTACGTCAATATAGGGTTACGTTCTGGGTGGGTTTTGAACCGCAGTACTGTGTGGCCGGGCATGCGCAATCGTAAGGGGTGCTGAACGACGAGGACTCGCTAGTGTTAAATATAGAAGGGTCAAAACCGTCCTCCGATCTctctttaaaataaatgttaACAAAGTATAAGCAGTCCGGAGGGAACATTAGTAAATTgaatatcctttttttttctcagtgaaataaaataatcatcGCCATCATCTTTGCGACGCGACAACTCATTCTATTTGAGACACCCAAAACGATTTTGGCTAAGCCAATGAGACTGAATCAGTCTACAGAAAATTTTCCGCGATTAGTAAATTATGCAATTGGCAATGTTTATGGAGCGCCAAACATAAAGCGACTGTACATAGCAAGTTGTTTTCTTCTGTGAGGAAGAAGCTAGGAGCATGACCATTGCAAACCAATAGCGCGAAACGAGTAACAAAAAGATTGAGTTCCCAACTATAAACCGACCTATTCTCCTGAGGCAACAACAATGCGCATTTATTCAAATtagaaagctttcaaaactCGGTCCTTTTGACGACCAAAAAATAATGCAAGGGgataaaagcgaaaaaaaaaaatagtaataagtGGGGGATTTGCATGGAAACAAGAAACTAAAAATGCCCTGCTTATATGGCTGAATCAATGTGCCTCATTAGGCACTTGGGTTTTAATGGTTTTCCATTAGTATCCAAGAGGCGCTGATCGTTTTCGCTCAAATTGTAATGCCCATTGGCAAAAATAGAGAGAATGAACTGAATTTAAATTAAACTCGAAAAAGAGTCGTTTCTTCAGCGCTTACATCTTGAATCTCAAATCCCTAACAAAGCAATTTCGACCCCTAAAAATTCATGACAACAAATTATCCCTGTGGTCATTTGGAGCCAAGACTCTTTAAGAAAACAATTAGATATGAATTCACAGCGGATATCTTATTATTAgtatctttttttttgcgaaaTGAAAAACACAAAGCAACATTTTTGAGTTGACAGGATAATTTTAGCGCCACTTtcttcagccaatcagatgtgAACACTTACGAGCTATTTGCCATATTTGGAAAATAAATTCCTATCTCTCGGGCATCTGATTTGCatgaaaaataactttaaacgTTCCGAAAAGTGCCAAACAATGAAAGTAACCATGTTAAATGCTTTAAAATATATCCTGGGCGAAGGATGGTTCTTGTGCACCTTCGCATGCTAACTTCCTGATTTTTGCTTTCGTTGGAAGATGATGTTGAAAAGATCGTCGCAGAAAAATCTCGGAGAGGCGAAGCGATGTTCAATTCATTTGTCTGTTCCCATGCAAGTACGTAAAAGTTCAGAGTTCTGAAACTTCTTAAAACACAGGTACCGATGTTTATTCTTCCTTCTATGCACCTGCAAGCAAGTCTACAACTGATGAAAAATGTTCGTCTCAAATACTGGGAACTGTCGATGGTTTGTGCAAGTATACTGAGATCTGCGACCGACGCGGTCTAAATTATGCTAATAACAGTTCTCCTGTTCCTCTTATAATCTTGTTATTGGGCAGTCCGATATTTTCAACATTGAGCTTTTAATTTGGTATTTCTTAGGAAGCTCTTTCTTGTTTGACCTTTGCGGGTAACTTGAAGACGATGACAGAAAGTGCTGAAAGAACAGTACATTTGCTCATACCAAAAGTGGTAAGCTTATGTACGTAATTTATATTAGATGGCAGATATAACATTTTTATGCTCATTTTCCAGCTGAATAGTTTGCTTACTATAGGAGTCAGAATTAATTTTACCTAAGCCAGTTTTCgttgcaaaataaaaacataaatatatctgaattttttttccaatcatCGCCCGCGCCGCTATGGTTGATTTTTGCAAACGCTCGTGTTTTAATGCGCTGAAAAATTTCCACTTCGATGACCGGGGAACGGAATGAATTAAGAGAGCCTACAGATATCTGCGGAGAATATATcgatgaaaaaaaattgctctttCCCGTTACACTTTTAGTACTATACAATGCGTTTGTTGGGTTTTAGAAACCCAACGGAGCtcacgaaaataatatttcaaTGACCTAATTCACGAGAACAATCGGTATTTTCGCCTTACGATCGGTCAAAAATGGATTATTTAGACTGTGACCGGACCAAATGCATGATCATTTATCTGAGGCACATATCTTTTTCTTATTTGCGTCGAAACGACAACTGTAATTTGAGCTGTGGTGTTTTTGTTTCGTGACGTCCTATACACGCGAGCTACATTTCCGAGGCGCCAAAATGCGACAATCTAAATGGAAATATTGAAGCCTTGACGGCCTGACTGCTTATGTGTATTTGCATTTTGCATCCATCAAACGCTATCAACTTTAACAAACGGTACAATATACGTAGAAACATATTCTTACAGAAAGGGAAAGAGAGAATATCGTTATAAGTTTAAGCAAACCACATCAACTCGATCATAGCCTTTTGGGATTAAGGGATCTAATATGTCCGTAACGACACTTTCGTCAAAACAAGCCATGCATAATCTGTCGGTCTTTTTCAATGGCGTCagaaatttgttgtttttgacGCAAATTAATGCCGTGGTTAAGTAAATTTGATAAAAATCTTTCGGATTGATTGCCGGAAAATTCCTTCTTATATTTGTATATGCACAACATCAGGCCACGAGCGAAATCAAAAGTGATCTCCTTTCTTATAATAATCattgtgcaaattttgaattaGTAGCTGTGTGGGATTACTATGCGTCCATTGTTTGACTTCCCAGCTGTATAATTAAGTAGGTTTACGCGATTTAGTGGTgaataaaagaaaat
This genomic stretch from Acropora muricata isolate sample 2 chromosome 5, ASM3666990v1, whole genome shotgun sequence harbors:
- the LOC136916866 gene encoding QRFP-like peptide receptor, which produces MNLNRLNLSHGDGNASQAPEAITGDASPYVPEPQVSRIIRFVILAILFMVAIAGNATICIIPMRRKRMRTCTYILITNLAVSDIGTMLCLPYIILAEWQENEWTLGEIMCRLVNPSLTMFYIVTTNTLVAIAAHRFFVLVFPFRSKPSKTKTALVVLLTWLVAFLCVLPSFGARELSSLGTKPNGETAYACIETFPGKTTQQQEDLKNMYNIFQYVINSCLPIVIIVVLYLAIAYKLRQMSSAFGSFTSERRDSEGTISLQSTSSKSRSRILLGRKSSVDNYPMRKRNELEKKFLRMLAVVVAIFVICYVPYTTFFLVISHFPAAYDWKYLLIFYHYIYLLMWFPNALNPICYGCLDEHYGKALRVWCSLQHKPRKSDFDKHLHNSIAKNSRFYRTNSRTMPPIMEQSNSQAASSQLPGEERNQTSRKKWWLLSRR